The following coding sequences are from one Verrucosispora sp. WMMD573 window:
- a CDS encoding DNA-3-methyladenine glycosylase I, translating into MTELVIGADGLARCGWGASTPDYAVYHDTEWGRPLHGDDALYERMTLEAFQSGLSWLTILRKRPAFRAAFAGFRIDTVAEYGEADVARLLADVGIVRNRAKIEAAIANARAAQELPEGLSALLWSFAPPPGRARPGSAAAVPALTDASTAMAKALKKRGFRFVGPTTAYALMQATGMVDDHLTGCHVVTSATGVMG; encoded by the coding sequence GTGACTGAACTGGTGATCGGTGCCGACGGGCTGGCCCGGTGCGGGTGGGGTGCCAGCACGCCCGACTACGCGGTCTACCACGACACCGAGTGGGGCCGCCCGCTGCACGGTGACGACGCCCTCTACGAGCGGATGACGCTGGAGGCGTTCCAGTCGGGTCTGTCCTGGCTGACCATCCTGCGCAAGCGGCCCGCCTTCCGGGCGGCCTTCGCCGGGTTCCGCATCGACACGGTGGCCGAATACGGCGAGGCCGACGTGGCCAGACTGCTCGCCGACGTCGGCATCGTCCGTAACCGCGCCAAGATCGAAGCTGCGATCGCGAACGCCCGCGCCGCACAGGAGCTTCCGGAAGGGCTGTCCGCGCTGCTCTGGTCCTTCGCCCCGCCACCCGGTCGGGCCCGACCGGGCTCCGCTGCCGCCGTGCCCGCGCTGACCGACGCCTCCACGGCCATGGCCAAGGCGCTCAAGAAACGGGGCTTCCGGTTCGTCGGCCCGACCACGGCGTACGCGCTGATGCAGGCCACCGGGATGGTCGACGACCATCTGACCGGCTGCCACGTCGTGACGTCCGCGACCGGCGTGATGGGATGA